The region TTACTTAGCGATGAGGATGGTAAAATCACTGAGGCTTATAGAGTCTGGGGGGAGAAAAGTATGTACGGCAGGAAGTATTTCGGTATATTTCGGGTCACTTATATTATTGATGAACAAGGAAATATCAAAAAAGTATTTCCCAAAGTAAACCCTACAGTACATGCAAAGGAGGTGCTTGAAGCTTTGAATTAGTGCGAAATTCGAAGTGCGAAATGTACAGTGTGAGCTACATTTCGCATTTCGAATTGCTAACTTCGAATTAGAGAAGGTATTGTTTATTAGCCTTACTGACAGTAATTTTCTCGGCTGCTTTAATATCTTCTAATCCATATTTAATCGCTCTAGCAGCCTGTGATTCGCCATGAACGATGAATATTTCTTTTAGTCCTTTGATGGGACGAACATAATCGAGAAGCTCTTGATGGTCAGCATGGGCTGAGAATGCATTGATAGTGTATACCTGAGCTCGGCGCAAGTAAGGTTTGCCGAAGATACGCACTATTCTTTGTTTTTCGGCAATAGCACGGCCTAAGGTATTTTGAGCCATAAAGCTGATTACCAAGATAATAGTATGAGGGTCGCCAATATTATTTTTGAGATGATGAAGGATACGGCCGCTTTCACACATACCAGAAGCGGAAATGATAATCATTGGTCCTGATTTGCCATTCAAGTCTTTTGATTCTTCTGTAGTGCGCACATATCGCAAACAAGCAAAACCAAAAGGATCTTTTTTTTCATCGAGAAATGAATCATAGGTCTCTTGATCAAAGCATTCAGGATGACGGCGGAAGATCTCAGTGGCATTGATAGCCAGAGGACTATCTATATATATAGGTATACAGGGAATTTTACCGGCTTTCTGCAAAAGATTGAGGTGATAAATCACTTCTTGGGTTCTTTCTACGGCAAAAGCAGGAATAATAATTTTACTTTTGTGAGCTACTGCATCATTGATAATGTGAATCAACTCTTCTTCTACAGAGTTATAATCATCATGTAGTCGTCCTCCATAGGTACTTTCCGTAATGAGATAATCTAACTGTGTCCATTGATGAGGATCATGGATAATCGGCATATTTTTTCTGCCCAAGTCTCCCGTGAAGCCCAATACTTTCT is a window of Candidatus Abawacabacteria bacterium DNA encoding:
- a CDS encoding MBL fold metallo-hydrolase yields the protein MFLTSFGAAEEVTGSAHLLEINGKKILLDCGLLQGHRKDALSQNRANGEKLHDVDMIVLSHAHIDHSGNIPTLVKNGFNGPIYTTLASADLCSVMLRDSAHIQEKDWEYLESNNQELPNGEPLYREIDAVNATALFIGLPYNEAKEIAPGVTLILRDAGHILGSALVELHIEENGQKKVLGFTGDLGRKNMPIIHDPHQWTQLDYLITESTYGGRLHDDYNSVEEELIHIINDAVAHKSKIIIPAFAVERTQEVIYHLNLLQKAGKIPCIPIYIDSPLAINATEIFRRHPECFDQETYDSFLDEKKDPFGFACLRYVRTTEESKDLNGKSGPMIIISASGMCESGRILHHLKNNIGDPHTIILVISFMAQNTLGRAIAEKQRIVRIFGKPYLRRAQVYTINAFSAHADHQELLDYVRPIKGLKEIFIVHGESQAARAIKYGLEDIKAAEKITVSKANKQYLL